GTCCAATTGGTGGAGATTTTTATCTTCGCGGACTTATTAAGTGTCCGGAATGCGGTAATAATATGGTGTGCAGACGAACTTATTACAATACGAAAAAATCAAAAGAACGTACAATCAAGCGTTATTACATTTGTTCTTTATTTAATCGCTCAGGTAGTGCTGCTTGTCATAGTAACTCTATAAAAGCTGAGGTGGTCGAGGCAGTTATTCATAAGCATCTTAATATCATCTTATCTCAGCCTGAAGTTGTGGGAAAGATTTGTGAAGATGTTATTGAGAATATTAAACATAAGCAAATGAACCCTATTGAAGCAGTAGACGATATAGACACTTTAAAGAGACAAAAACATAAAATAAAAACACAACAAGAAAGACTCTTAGAATTATTTTTGGACGATCAAATGGATAGTACATTACTTAGTGAAAAACAAAAGGAACTCAATGCACAGCTAGCAACTATAGAAGAAAAGATAAAAGCAGCTCATAACCAACAAGTTAATCAACCCGTAACGATAAACTATAAAGTTTTAAAAGTACGCCTTATTATGTTAATGAATAGATTTAGTGCATCTCTTAAGAAAGCTGATCCAGAAGCTAAAAATCATTTAATGAAAATATTGATTGATTCCATAGAAATAACAAAAGATAAGCAAGTAAAGCTGATACGGTACAAAATAGATGAAACACTTATCCCCCAATCGTTGAAAAAAGATTGGGGGACTTTTTTTATGCCTCAATTTTATTTTATGATTGATGACAAAAATAAATGTTCTGTCTCTAAATTTACCACTTTTACCACTTAATTCAGATTGGTATGTCAACAGTAAACTGGACAATTTTTATGTGGTACTTAACTTATAACTGACTGGCGTTTGATAGTTCAGTGAACCATGAATTCTATGATGGTTAAACCAATTTATATAATCAGATAGTTGTAAATTTAGTTCATCTAATGTTCTGAAGCGATTCGGATATATAAATTCTGTTTTGACAGCTTTAAACGTTGATTCTGCTATCGCATTATCATAAGGACATCCTTTTATACTTAATGATCGCTGTATACCAAACGTTGTTAAAGCATCTTCGATGCACGCATTATCAAATTCTGTTCCTCTATCTGTATGAAACATATATACACGATGTAAATTACCTTTAATACTAGATAATGCCCTTAGTACAAGGTCTGCATTTTTATGTCTACCAGTACTTACGCCAATAATCTCTCGATTAAACAGATCAACAAATAAGCATATATAATGCCATTTATTCGCTACTTTTACATAAGTTAAATCACTTACAATGACTTCCATCACATGTTTTCTGTTGAATTTTCTATTAAGCCTATTATCTATCAATTGTTCATTGTAATTTTGCTTTTTATGTTTATATCGGGCTTTGTTATATAATGAAATGAGCCCATTGACCTTCATAATTTTAATGATTTTTCTTCTCGAAACAACTAAACCTTTGGTTTTTAACACTTCTCTAATCTTCCTAGACCCATAACATTTTCTACTCTTATTAAATATACTGATAATGCTTTCTGTCAGTATATGTTCTTGTGCTTCTTTTTCTGCTTTTCTCACGACATTTACTTCATAGTAATAAGTACTACGGCATATTTTAAGGGCTTTACACATGGCTGATACCGAATATTGATGGCTATTCTGCCTAATAACTTTTATTTTCGTCCCATTATCAGCGCTGCTTGCTTTAAAATATCTGTTTCCATCCTTAACTGCTTATTTTCTTTACGTAACCTTTTTAATTCTTTTTCATCTTCACTGAGATTATCTTGATGCTTAAATGAGCCAGTTTTATCATAGTCTTTAATCCATTTGTCTAGTGCTGATGGTGTTAAAGTATACTCTTGAATAATATCTTTACGAGATTTTCCATTTTTGAACAATTGAACCATTTGAAGTTTGAATTCAGGACTGAAAGTCCTTCTCTTTTTTTCCATAAAAAGAATCGCCTACTTTCTTAATTTAAGACTAACCTTCCTTATAAAAGTTGTCTAGTTAAGTGTAGCCGATCCACCCATCATATCACTCCTATTTATGTTAACCGTATGAAGTATATATACCTTTTTTAGAAAAATATAAACTTATAAAAATAAATAGAAAATCCAAGTATGTCTAGATATCGATACATAGAGTGATCTTATTCATAAAAATATACGTATATATATAAAAGGATGTGATTGCTATGCGTAAAATGATAACGGTATTAATGACAGTTTTAATACTCAGTGGATGTCATAATCAAATGATTCATGTAGATAAAAAAACAAGCGAAGAGAAAAATGTTCAAATTGTAGAATCAAAGGCATTCGAAACATATCAAAAAGGTATCGTACCTTTGAAAATAAACATTAAAAGAATAAATGTAAATCACCAATTAGATCACACTGGAACTAATCAAAAGAATGAAATGGCAGTACCAAAAGATATCCATACGCCTAGTTGGTTTAAAGATGGTTTCAAAGTTGGTGAACTTGGTAATGCTGTGATTGCGGGACATGTTGATGATGGTGTGAATCCAGGTGTATTTACAAATCTTCATAAACTTCAAAAAGGTGATAAAGTTGAGGTTAGTGATAGCAACAATAAGAAATTAGTATTTAAAGTATATGATAAAAAACTATATAAATTAAGAGAGGCACCAGTAGATAAAATATTTGGATATTCTAGTAATAGACATTTAAATTTGATTACTTGTGAAGGGGATTATAATGCTTCACTAGGAAGTACACCAAATAGATTAGTAGTTTATACGAAATTAATGAATGGTTGAAATTATGCATAGGACATTTACTCACATATAATAGTAAATGTCGGGGGGTAAAACAATGCGAGAGTCGGATATAGAATTATACGATAAAATAGTATCTAAAGATACAGATAGCTTAGAAACATTATATGACCGTTACGAATCGCTGCTATACAGTTTTATTTATAAAATCACTCAAGATAAGCAATCGAGTGAAGAAGTACTTCAAGATGTATTTATGAAAATTTGGAATCAAAAAGCTAAATTTGATAGTAGTAAAGGTAAGATGTCGACATGGCTTATTACGATTTCACGAAACTTAGCAATTGATTATATACGTAAGAGGAAAACAACGTCTTATGAATATGATGAAGAAAGGGATAATATAAAGACGGATAATGTACCTGAATCAGAACTCATAACTAAAGAAGAAGCTGAACAGATTAAAGGATTTATAGATGAGTTAGACGCAAAGCAACAAGCTATTGTGTATTTATTTTATTTTAAAGGTTTCAATCATAAAGAAATATCGAAAACGCTTGAAATACCTTTAGGAACTGTAAAGAGTAGGCTAAGATTATCTATTCAACATTTAAAGCACAAATTAAAAATAAACAAGAAGGGAGAGAGGAAATAATATGGAATGTGAAAAATTATATGATTATTTCAATGATCAATTAAGTAAAGATGAAAAACAAAAATTTGAAGAACATTTAAAAACTTGTAAAAATTGTCAAGAAGAACTAGATGAACTGAATATATTAAATGAATCTCTTCCTTATCATGTTGAAAATATTGTTCCTCCTAAAGATATGAAAAGTAGAATAATGAATAATATTTTAAATGATGAAAATAATGAAGATACTTCAGCTCAAGAATATAATGAAAACAATCAGCAAAGACCTTTAAATACAAAGCGAAATATCATTAAAAACGTATCTCTCATTAGTATGGCCGCATTATTATTAATATCTATAGTAGGCAATTTATATCAGTTTAATGTAAAAGATCATGGAAGTAAGAATAAAGACCATCATTTAATCAATAAAAGCAGTGCACAAATAATAAAATTAAAATCTACTGAAAAAGATCAAGTTCAAGGCGAAGCGTTTATAGCTAAAAATAAAAAAGAAAGACAATTAGTAGTACAAGCACAAAATTTACAAGAAACGAAAGGCAATGAAGCATATCAAGTTTGGATTCTTAAAGGAGAAAAGCCATATCGAGCAGGTACTTTTGTTTCCAGTAAAAATTCTGGAATAGTTATCTTTGATTTAAGTGATGTCGAATTAGATAAGCAAGATAAAATAGCAATTACTTTAGAACCATCACCAAATAATCAGGCTCCTGAAGGTGATATTATTATGGCTGGTGAAAAAGGTTAGATATTTTTAGAGATTACATTAATTAATGTGATCTCTTTTTTTATTTATTGCGTATACCATATGAACAAAAAAACAAAGGAGTGATTGGATGAATATTTCACAGAAAGTATTAGCCATGTCATTATCGGTTTCATTGTTAGGAGCTGGAACAAGTGTATCGCAAATTGCACAAGCACATGATGCGTCACATGAATCAGTTACAAAAACAGATAGTAAAGCAGTTGAATTAAGAAGTGACTTAGATATGTTGCTAAGTGAACACGCGTATTTAGCCACAGATACTATGAGAAAAGGTGCAGAAGGGTCTAAAGATTTTGATGCATCGGTTAAATCACTTAATATGAATACAAAAGATTTATCTAAAGCTATCGGTGATGTATATGGCCAAGAAGCAGGTAAAGAGTTTGAGAAAATGTGGGCAGAACATATTGGATACTTTGTAGATTATGTGAATGCTACAAATGATCATGATGAAAATGCACGACAAGAAGCATTAAAGAACTTAGATAATTATAGAGAGCACTTCTCTCAATTTTTAGCATCAGCAACAGATGAAAAATTAGAAGCGAAAGGTTTATCAGAAGGTTTACAAATGCACGTGAATCAATTAGTAAGCGCATTTGATGCCTCAGTAAATGGGGACTATGACAAAGCTTACAAATATGAAAGAGAATCCATTCATCACATGTATATGGTTAGTAAAGGATTATCAAATGCTATAACACAACAATTTCCTGAAGATTATCACCATACAAGTGCAACAACAAAAGCAGCCGACTTAAGATCAGATTTAAATTATTTAATGAGTGAACATGCCATCTTAGCAGCTGATGCAATGCAAAATGGATATGATGGATCTCAAAATTATAAAGCATCAGTAAAAGCGTTAGAAATGAATACAAAAGATTTATCAAAAGCAATAGAAGGTGCGTATGGTAAAGAAGCCGGTATGGAATTCGATAAAATGTGGACAGAGCATATTGGGTATTTTGTTGATTACGTAGAAGCTTCAAAAAATAAAGACGAAGACGCTAAAAAAGAAGCAAAAAGCAACTTAGATAATTATAGTAAAGAGTTTGGCGCATTTCTATCTAAAGCTACAGATAATCAATTAAAGAGTGATGAGTTAGCTGAAGGATTAGGTATGCATGTGAATCAGTTGTTAGCTTCATTTGATGCTTACACTAAAGGAGATTATAAAACATCAACAATGAAAGTAAGAGAAGCATATGCGCATATGTTTATGCCAGCTAAAGGTTTAAGTCAAGCAATCGTTATGCAAAATAAATCTAAATTTGAAATGAATATGCCAAAAGAAATGCCAGACACAGGCGCACAAAAATAGGCTCTTTATATAGAATAAAGAAAACTATATTCAAATTTGAATTTAGTTTTCTTTTAAATTTTAAGGGTATTATATTTATTAAAAGGGAGAAATTATGAAAATATTCGATATAATATCACAAATTGAACAAGAAATATTAGTTAGTAGTAATAATTATAAAATCAATATAGATAAAGAGTGTACTGATATTACAACCATGTACCAAAATATTAAAACTTCTTCTGTTTTTATATTAAAGGCGTCTAATCGCTCTAAAATTTATGCAGAAAAAGCTGTAAGTAAAAATCCAATATTAATATTGACGAATATGGAAGCAAATAGTTTGGATGATATGAAGTGTGATATTCCAGTTATATATTTATCTAACTATGCATCAGCGATAAATAAATTAGTACATTTATTTTATGATAAATATATCGAAAGCTTAAAATTTATTGCAGTAACAGGTACTAATGGTAAAACAACTACAAGTCATATGGTAGGAAAAATATTATCAAAACTAGATAAACGAGTAGCTATTGTTGGTACATTAGGCGTTTATGATTCTAAATTTAACAAAATGAATTTTAACCATTCTACACCAACTACACCAATGCATATTGAATTTGCTGAAATTATAAAGTACTTTGCAGAAAAAAATTATGACTACATTGTATATGAAGCTACATCTATTGCGTTAGACCAAAAAAGGGTTAATTTTATATATAACGAACTAGCAATATTTACTAATTTTAGCTCTGAACATCTTGAGTATCATCATACACTTGAAAATTATTTAGAAGCTAAATTAAAACTGAATGCGCTAAGTAAAAAAAGTATTGTCAATTATGATAGTGAAGAATACAGAAAAATAGGTTATGATAGGTATCATTTTTCTAATAACCAAAAAAATGATATGTATTATAAATATTCTATAGAGGAGAATAAGTTATCTATTTGGATAGATGGAAATGTTTATCAAATCAATATAGCATTGAATGGAATTCATAATTATATAAATCTTGCTATTAGTATATTTGCAATACATAAATTGAATTTTGATATAAAAAATATTTTAGAGGTTGTTAAGTATATCAAACCACCTGATAATAGATTTGAAATATTTAAAATAAGAGAATTTGAATTTATATTAGATTTTGCACATACACCATTAGCAATTAATGAATCAATTAGCGATGCTATAAAATATTCTTCAAAAAAGAGAAAAAAGCTTACAGTAATGATTACAGGTATAGGCTTACGCGGTTTAGATAAAATAAGAGATACAATGAATTTAATTCCTAATAATATTGATCAAATTATTTTAGCTTCTGAGCAAGTAGGTTTTGAAAATGAAAACCATATTATTGCAACGATGATTAAATATTTACCGGAATATTATGATTTAAATAATATTATGATTGCGAGTTCAAGAAAGGAAGCAATCAAAAAAATTGTTGAGAAAACTAAAAGTGATGAAAGTATTATTTTATTAACCGGTATCAATGAACCACAGCATTATAGGGGTGGTTTAATCAATCATGACGATAAATCGTATATTAAGATGTGTATAAATAATAAATTGGTGTAAATAGTAGTTTTTAATTTAAAGATTCTTGTTGGTATGAGTTGTTTAAATATAACTAATATAAAAAGATAGTGAAATGGATTTTACTCGCTTTTATATAGAGTTAGCTGTTAGATATATTGATTTTAAATTTATGGTTTGGTACTATATAATTCTAAATAGTAAATATTTCATTTGTTTTTAAAGGTAATAAATCGAATGAAATATTTGTGCGGGTGTAGTTAAATGGTATAACCTCAGCCTTCCAAGCTGATGTTGCCAGTTCGATTCTGGTCACCCGCTTTGAATTTATAAAAACTATGAAATGTGACTCATATTTAATAATTAATTTCATAGCGATACAATTTTTCGAGAGTCTGGGACATAATATGATTTCCCAGACTCATTTTTTATATTGTTAGTAGATAACTGAACCCCAAATACTTGTATCAAGCTTTTTAAAATCTAGTAAAAAGATTATATACAGGTATTTAAATATTTTTACAGGTTATCTTTTAGGAGGCAGGCGATAAGGATCGATCTGATAAAGTTATTAGTCACATAAATGAAAAATATTAATAAACGGATAAAAACCGCGCTTAAAACTGCTCATAAGAAAGTGATTTTAGCGCTATTTTTAGCGAAATTATAAAGTGACTATGTAAAAATAATGGTTCTGTTGCAAAGTGAAAAAATATAGCTAACCACTAATATATCATGTAAGTGTTCGCTTAACTTGCTAGCATGATGCTAATTTCATGGCATGGGGAAAATCCGTAGATCTGAAGAGACCTGCGGTTCTTTTTATATAGAGCGTAAATACATTCAATACCTTTTAAAGTATTCTTTGCCGTATTGATACTTTGATATCTTGTCTTTCTTACTTTAATATGACGGTGATCTTGCTCAATGAGGTTATTCAGATATTTCGATGTACAATGACAGTCAGGTTTAAGTTTAAAAGCTTTAATTACTTTAGCCATTGCTACCTTCGTTGAAGGTGCCTGATCTGTAACTACCTTTTGAGGTTTACCAAATTGTTTAATGAGACGTTTGATAAACGCATATGCTGAATGATTATCTCGTTGCTTACGCAACCAAATATCTAATGTATGTCCCTCTGAATCAATGGCACGATATAAATAGCTCCATTTTCCTTTTATTTTGATGTACATCTCATCAATACGCCATTTGTAATAAGCTTTTTTATGCTTTTTCTTCCAAATTTGATATAAAATTGGGGCATATTCTTGAACCCAACGGTAGACCGTTGAATGATGAACGTTTACACCGCGTTCCCTTAATATTTCAGATATATCACGATAACTCAATGCATATCTTAGATAGTAGCCAACGGCTACAATGATAACATCCTTGTTAAATTGTTTATATCTGAAATAGTTCATACAGAAGACTCCTTTTTGTTAAAATTATACTATAAATTCAACTTTGCAACAGAACCGGTATTAAAGTTGCTATTTATGACGATTGTGAAGGCGAGAAAAGAGCTAAAAAAGAATTAGACGAAAAAGGGTTATCAAAATTAGTCGGTATTGTTGTTTTGGTTACAATTGCTAGTTGTGGTGCAGATAATATCGGGCTTTTTGTTCCTTACTTTGTGACTTTAGATATTGTTGAGTTATTGGTTACTCTTCTTGTATTTTTAATATTGATTTTTGTTTTGGTATATACAGCACAAAAATTAGCTAATATTTCAGGTGTTGGCGAAATTGTAGAGAAGTTTAGTCATTGGATAATGGCTGTTATTTATATTGGTTTAGGGTTATTTATTATTATTGAAAACAATACAATCCAAACAATAATTGGTTTTATATTTTAGATTAAGGTGTGGTTTATATGGGAAAGGCAACTGTTTGTGATGTGATCTGTGTTCATGAGGATAAAGTAAATGATGCTTTGAATTTTTTAGAAGATGATAAAATCACAAAAATTACTTGGTATTTTTCAAAAAATATGTGATGAAAAGAAATTAAAAATCGTATTATCTTTGATTAAGGAAAATGAGTTGTGTGTGCCTTTATATCTTCGTTATCAAAATTTTTTACTATATCAACTGCATTATTTATATAATCATTTAGTATTTCTTCTATAGCAATAGATGTATCTGTTTCTATATGTAACTTACATTCCAAAGAATAAATGTTACGCATATTAGTCCAGCCGCTATAAGTGATATGTTTTAAATCCAGTTCGGATACTAATTCACTAGGTATTTCATCTTTAAAATAACCACTACTATCTGTTGTCAAAGTTCGTTGTAAAAAATTTTGTTGCTCATTGTTTACGTTGTAGTATAGATAAATTTTTTTGTTTGGCTCAAATTTCCCTTGTAACATATTGAAGTCAACACATTCTATTTTAGGATGTTTAAATTCATTGTTAATTTTTTGTATAAAGACAGAGAAACTATTGTACCAAAATTCGAATTGCCATAATTCTTTTTCCATGTTTTAGGCACTCCCATATATTGATTTTATGTATTGTTTACTAATTATAGCTTATATTTTCTAACAAATATAAGCTATAATTAGTAAATAAAATGGGGTGATGACATAGATGTTAAACAATAAAATAAAAAGTTTGATAGACAGTAAGAGGGAAGGAGAATACTGGGACTTTAAAGCCAAATATCATGAAAATAAAGTTGAATTACTACATGATATCATCTGTTTATCGAACAATTTGTTAAATAATGAAGCTTATTTAATTCTAGGAGTATCAGATAAAGGAGATTTACTTGGAGTCAATAATGATCCAAACCGAAAAACTCAAGAAGAATTAATATCCTTTATTTCTGGTAAAAAGTTTGCTAGGGGTAGATATCCACACATATCAATAGTTACATTTATATATGAACAAAAAGAAATAGACGTTATTGTAATAAATCCAAAACAATATGCACCATACTATTTAGAAAAATCACTAACTGCTAAAAAAGGTAATAAAAATAAAACTGTCTATGCAGGTAGTATTTATACAAGAGTAGAAGATAAAAACACCCCTATTGATGCTACAGCTAGTCCATTAGATACTGAAATATTATGGAAAATACATTTTGGTTTATATCCATCTCCTTTAAAAAGGCTAGAAAAATATTTACTAAATTATGAAAAATGGATGAAGAACTCAACTGGGTATTTTTATAGTGAAGCACCACAGTATATAGTATATGAAAATGAAGAAGTGGCTGAAAAAGAAGATTATTTTAATTTAATAAGTCCATTCTATGCGTATAACCAAACAAATAGTAACACTTTATATTCATATTATGAATTCAAATATCATAGTACAGTTTTATATAGTAGGCAGTGTATCTCTTTGGATTCAGGTATCTACACAACACCAGTACCTGAGCCAGGTGCGATAAATTTTAATATGCATAGAGATGATACTATTTATTATCGTTATTTCATTGAAGAGACGATGCTTTATAATATTCATCTTTTTATGTATAAAGGTGATTCGATGGAAGAGAAATTTGCAATGGATAAATTTGTAGAATGTGTTTTGGTTTATAAAAGTGATGTAGAAAAGGAACTTTTTGAAAATTATATATTAGATAATTGGGATAAAGTTAATCAGTCAATTAATGAAAATAATAAACGTGTATTTGGAACTGAACATTTGTCACAACGTGCAAAAGAAGATATCACTAAAAAAATAAAAACAGTTAAAGTTTTAAAAGATGAACTTGAAAAGTTTAGACAAATTAATAGTTAATAAGGAGTAGAAAATGTAAAAATTTATATACACTGTCATTATATTTTTAATCTTATTAATAATTTTCATGCTTATTAAGACAGAAACAGCAAAGTATGTATCAGGATTTTCTTTGATGATTTCCATACTTACATTTTTGACGAATATGTATTATAACGGTAAAGCTGAAGAGCATAAAAGAATTTCAAACACCCCATTATTTTTGTTTGATAGCGCTAAATATTTATATGAATTAAATGAGGACTTTGTAAAGAATAGCATACAGATAGATATCTTTAACTTTAGTAATGAATCATCTTTAGTAACAAATGATAAAGCTAAAGCACATTATATAGGAAAAAATAAAAATTTTATATATTTAAAAAATGTTTGTGAGATAGCTAAGAATGTAATTGTTGAATACTGTCAAAATGTTATTTGAAATGTTTATAGAGAAAAAATACTGGAAATATCATGATCACTGGTTAGGATATTGTACAAATGAATTGATACAAATTGACCCACAAGAGAAATATTATAAATTTGGCATTCAGACCGTATCCAGTTATTTAGATTATATGCAACAAAGGGAAACGTCATTCCCAACATTTTTAGAAATGTTAATGGCGACTTATTACTTAGTAGAAAAAGCAAAAAAGACAGGCTATGCTGAACTTATTGAAACTTATGTAGATGAAGAAAAATTCATTCCAGCTTTGCCTATCCACCTATCGCCTTTACCTACACACTTCATCTTTAAAATCTAAAATTTCCTTATGCTTATTTATTAACTATTCCTCCATACTCTTCTCATCGTTCTTTTAATTCACACACTCCCTTTTCCCTCGTCACTCAGTCATGGCAGTTTGTAATTTTTGTTCAATTAAGTTGATATGTTTACAGACCAAATTCCGTTGTTCATTCAAGAATTCTAGGTGTGCGCGTAACACACTTGGGACATCTATTTGGTTTTGATAAAGCATGTTTGTGTTTTTTCGGATTTCTTTTAATGGCATATTCAAATTGCTTAGGCACTGGATAAATTTAATCATTTCGATATCATCGTCTGTGTATAAACGCTTGTTATTTTTATCTCTATCGATGTGTTTCAAGATATTCTTTTTCTCGTAATAACGCAGTTTGCTTTTAGGTATATTGCAATAATCTGAGACATATTCAATGTAATATTGTTTCATGTAAGCATATCCTTTCTCTTAAACCAAGGTTTAACTGATATTGTATTCTATATAAACATGAATGAGGAGGAAATACAATGAAAAAAGCTTTAATTGTTGTAACAAACATTGCGAAATACGATAATTTAGACAGACCTACGGGTGCGTGGTTCTCAGAGGTTACGCACTTTGCGAAAGATTTCTATGACGCAGGTTATGATGTTGATTTCGTAAGTCCGAACGGTGGATATGTGCCTCTTGATCCTATCAGTCTTAGCCCTGAAATGATGGGAGCTGAGGACTGGGAATACTACACGGATCATAATTATATGAACAAATTTGGACAAACATTATCTCCAAAAGAAGTTAATCCTAGCGACTATCAAGCCATTTACTTTGCAGGTGGACATGGTGCGATTTGGGATTTTAGAAATAACAAAGAACTTAACGACATTGCGCTAAGTATTTACAATAACCAAGGCGTTCTCTCTTCTGTATGTCATGGTGCGGCTGGTCTACTCGACATTAAAGAAAATGGCGATTATCTCGTTCGTCATAAAGACGTGACTGGCTTTACAAATAGTGAAGAACAAGCAAATGGTACAACTGAATACATGCCATATTTATTAGAAGACGAATTTATTAGTAACGGTGCACATTTTAAAAAAGAGGATGACTGGAGCAATTTCGCAGTCGTAGATGGTCGTATTGTGACTGGTCAAAATCCTCAATCAGGACATGCTGTTGCTGAACATGCTTTAAAAATCTTAGCTAATCAATAATTTCATAAAGGAGCGATACACATGAAATCATTAATTATTGGCGCTAATGGTGGCGTCGGTCAACATCTAGTACGTAAACTGAAAGCACGAGATGTTGATTTTATTGCTGGTGTTAGAAAAGAAGAACAAGTTGAATCTTTAAAAGCAGATGGTATCGATGCAACTTACATTGATGTCGCAAAACAATCTATTGATGAATTAATAGAATTATTTAAATCGTATGATCAAATCCTTTTTTCCGTCGGTTCTGGCGGGAGCACAGGTGACGATCAAACAATCATTGTAGATTTAGACGGTGCAGTGAAAGCAATTAAAGCAAGCGAACATGTCGGTCATCAACACTTTATTATGGTATCAACGTACGACTCACGTCGAGAAGCGTTTGATGCGTCAGGCGACTTGAAACCATATACCATTGCAAAACATTATGCGGATGACTACTTAAGACATGCAAATTTAAAATATACCATCGTACATCCAGGCGCTTTAACAAACGAACATGAAACGCAACAATTCAATATGAGTGCGCAATTTGAAAATGTACAAAATCCGTCTATTACAAGAGAAGATGTAGCAGAAGTGCTTGTTTCTGTGTTAACTGATGAGGCATTACAAGGTCACGAATTCCAAATCATCAATGGTGATTTGTCATTATCAGACGCTACGACTAAATATCTGAAGGAATAATCAACAAGTTGTACTTGCAAAACGACCAAAAGATATCCCTCTAGACCGATGTATTTAGATTTGAAACAATAGAAGCACGAGAACATCAAGTAGGTGAAGTTCAAGTAGAATCCATTTATCTGTAGATCCTTACTTGAGAGGTAGAATGATACAAAAAGTTATATTCAACCTTTTTAAGTGGATGAGCCATTACAATTTGTCGTTTTCGCACTCGCGAAACTATTATAAGACTTATCATAGCAACGTCTGGAACATTACATTTTGTTCCAGGCGATTATTTTTATATTTACACTTAAAATCAATGTATATCAAAATGATTTCCAACATGGGGCATGGCAATGCATATGCACTATTTGTTTAATTATGATTATATCAAACATTTACTTTGTAATTTGACTATAGTGATAAGTCTCTAAACTAAGAAAATCAAAAGTTAAATTGCGTGTATGAATGTAAAAAGAAGTAAAAAATTTATATTTTCATATAATTATTATGTGGCATTGTAACATTAATGTAATAATGTGGCCTGT
The Mammaliicoccus sp. Dog046 genome window above contains:
- a CDS encoding NAD(P)-binding oxidoreductase, coding for MKSLIIGANGGVGQHLVRKLKARDVDFIAGVRKEEQVESLKADGIDATYIDVAKQSIDELIELFKSYDQILFSVGSGGSTGDDQTIIVDLDGAVKAIKASEHVGHQHFIMVSTYDSRREAFDASGDLKPYTIAKHYADDYLRHANLKYTIVHPGALTNEHETQQFNMSAQFENVQNPSITREDVAEVLVSVLTDEALQGHEFQIINGDLSLSDATTKYLKE
- a CDS encoding MerR family transcriptional regulator — its product is MKQYYIEYVSDYCNIPKSKLRYYEKKNILKHIDRDKNNKRLYTDDDIEMIKFIQCLSNLNMPLKEIRKNTNMLYQNQIDVPSVLRAHLEFLNEQRNLVCKHINLIEQKLQTAMTE
- a CDS encoding type 1 glutamine amidotransferase domain-containing protein, producing the protein MKKALIVVTNIAKYDNLDRPTGAWFSEVTHFAKDFYDAGYDVDFVSPNGGYVPLDPISLSPEMMGAEDWEYYTDHNYMNKFGQTLSPKEVNPSDYQAIYFAGGHGAIWDFRNNKELNDIALSIYNNQGVLSSVCHGAAGLLDIKENGDYLVRHKDVTGFTNSEEQANGTTEYMPYLLEDEFISNGAHFKKEDDWSNFAVVDGRIVTGQNPQSGHAVAEHALKILANQ
- a CDS encoding ATP-binding protein gives rise to the protein MLNNKIKSLIDSKREGEYWDFKAKYHENKVELLHDIICLSNNLLNNEAYLILGVSDKGDLLGVNNDPNRKTQEELISFISGKKFARGRYPHISIVTFIYEQKEIDVIVINPKQYAPYYLEKSLTAKKGNKNKTVYAGSIYTRVEDKNTPIDATASPLDTEILWKIHFGLYPSPLKRLEKYLLNYEKWMKNSTGYFYSEAPQYIVYENEEVAEKEDYFNLISPFYAYNQTNSNTLYSYYEFKYHSTVLYSRQCISLDSGIYTTPVPEPGAINFNMHRDDTIYYRYFIEETMLYNIHLFMYKGDSMEEKFAMDKFVECVLVYKSDVEKELFENYILDNWDKVNQSINENNKRVFGTEHLSQRAKEDITKKIKTVKVLKDELEKFRQINS
- a CDS encoding IS6 family transposase; this encodes MNYFRYKQFNKDVIIVAVGYYLRYALSYRDISEILRERGVNVHHSTVYRWVQEYAPILYQIWKKKHKKAYYKWRIDEMYIKIKGKWSYLYRAIDSEGHTLDIWLRKQRDNHSAYAFIKRLIKQFGKPQKVVTDQAPSTKVAMAKVIKAFKLKPDCHCTSKYLNNLIEQDHRHIKVRKTRYQSINTAKNTLKGIECIYALYKKNRRSLQIYGFSPCHEISIMLAS